aTTGCAATAGAATCAAATGGTCTCTTTGGGTCCAGAGACACGCGAAGCATCAGAACTGGATTTTCCTTTGGGTTCTATACTTGACGACCcaacttgggactttcccttccaaTTTTGTTTGGGAGGACATTTCCTCTTCTTCTCTTTCCCTTGCCCTATGGCCAGAACAAGTACACTTGTAGGTGAGGCAATACCTTTTCCCTTCATTCTTGCTTCAGCTTTTCGAAGGAGGTTGTGCAATTGTGACAAAGTAGTTTCGTtgttgttgttcaaatgataggtcaaGATGAACCGATCATAACAACTTGGCAAAGAGTTCAACACTATGTCGATAGCTAGCTCTTCGTCAAAATTCACATTGAGCTTGATAAGCCTATCCACGTATCGTTGCATTCTCAAAACATGGTTGCTCACAGACTCTCTATCCTTCATCTTTCTAGCAATGAGGGACTTTACCACTTCATACTTTTATtcacgagctcgcttatggtatttctccataaggtccttgttcatctcgtacGGACAATAATCCTCATAGTGCCTTTGTAATTATGGAGTCATTGTCGCCACCATGATGCACACAACTTTTATGGCATCATTATAGTGTTTTCAATAAGCGACCATTTCTTTAGGAGTGACCTTCGTTTCGTCGATCTCATCCAAAGGtttttcaaggacatattccttggcTTCAAAGCGAAGGGCTATTTTGATGTTGCACATCCAATCGTTGTACTTGGTGCCATCCAATTGCACTTTCGAGCAGATGTTCAATAGAGAgaatttgttgttgttgttgttgttagaggaggaggaaccagaagcatcGGTTGGAGCagatgtaacaacgcaaattttcaaacaaatttttcattttaaaaatatatttatttccattcataacaaggcataaatagtttaagtattctgtcaaatacaaataatcaaaatcccaagatcataaaagcattcttcagtgtgtatcgatcacgccggcgccttcccacggtcctcgctagtacctgaaatacatgcacaacaactgtaagcataaatgcttagtgagttccccaatatacaacttacgcacatacgcctttccaggccccgaccttccggtccatgtgtctcaggggacttccgtccctgctgggtaaaccttccggtcctacccacgccgaccttccggtccatcacacaacatatcgccttccggcccataacatattgccttccggcccataatataatcgccttctggcccataacatacatagcacatataccaaataacttaccacatatagcatacatatcacatatcatatccgaccttctggtcacacagtcaaacccttccgggtacagtatagtgagaagactcacctcgtaaaagctaaaagctagcaaatcccgaaatgactcgtgcacaatccgatgagctacaacctccctataacatcacatatctcattaacacttatatcttctaagtgtgactatccctaagaagtcagacttaggtcaactctggtcaacggtcaacggtcaactcgaccggactcggcgagtgccatggcgactcggcgagtctagacgtcctccaactctctgagattccctatctactcgtcgagtatcctcctcgacccgacgagttactcctggaagaatcacggggccaccccgactccactcgccgagtctgaagaacaactcggcgagtcccagtaaatcttcaagctactcgccgagtctgaagaacaactcggcgagtccatgccatgcagacgagcaactgcttcctaaattacgtatggtcccgagatatacaatcatgggactttctggacttctaaacatcttattactggggtataaacgtctgggtaataacataataacccatctaatcactaaatgggtttcataaaccctagattcgtatacacatcaaaataacagaaatggtccgagtattacctgaaaacgcactctctgtgtcccccaaacctcaggactcgatcctccttgatattcctttggccaaattcttcttcttcttgcctaacaagttcctccaagttccaatagctttctctcctgctctggacgtccacaacgattagggttcttctcaatcgaccaaaagacggacaatgacggcctaagaggcgttatatacgatccaaaaccgaacggttagggtttctgctgaacagcgtcgactcgccgagtccatatctggactcgtcgagtccagtcgcgaacccgcgaccaagtctgcgatcctactcggcgagtctaggctccaactcgccgagtcccctcttaaatcacccccaaaaacataatttaataatacctgagattccgggctgttacaactctcccccgctaggattagacttcgccctcgaagtctcattctgaaaatagttccggatgctgctcccgcatctcacgttccggctcccatgtcatttccgatcccttacggtgttgccattgaaccaacaccagaggtacctccttgttcctcagaaccttgatcttccgatccctgatagccactggtctctccgcataattcagactcgcatccacctgaatatcctctaatggaaccaccgccgactcatcggctatgcacttcctcaattgcgacacatgaaaggtgtcgtggatctgtcccaactccgctggcaactccaaccgataggctacccggcctatccttgcactcacacgaaatggcccaatataccggggacccaacttgcccctcttcctaaatcgaatcactcctttccaaggagagaccttcaggagaacgaagtcgccgacctgaaattcaagctcggatcggcgcctgtctacataactcttctgccggctctgggcggtcaataacctttgtctcacttgttgaatctgctctgtcgtctggagcacgatctccgtgctgcccatcaccctctgtcccacctctccccagcaaatgggggtccgacacctcctaccatacaacagctcaaaaggtggcataccaatgctcgaatgatggctgttgttgtaggaaaactctgctaagggtaaatatgcatcccagctacccccgaagtctaacacacacgctcgaagcatgtcctccagtgtctgaatcgtccgctcgctctgaccgtctgtctagggatggtatgcggtactaaaatgcaatttggtacccagctcctcatgaaatttcttccagaacctggaagtgaaacgcacatcacggtctgaaacaatcgagatcggcaccccatgccgagataccacctctctcacatatatctccgccaacttctccgctgaagaactctcactgatggcaaggaagtgtgcactcttcgtcaacctatccacaatcacccaaattgcatcaactcccctagcagtcctcggcaatttggtgatgaaatccatagcgatttgttcccacttccactcggggatctccaatggctgtaacttgccatgcggtctctggtgctcggccttaaccctacgacaggtcaaacacctctcaacgaaccatgcgacgtccctcttcatacagggccaccaatactctttcctcaagtccaaatacatcttcgtagcaccgggatggatcgagaatttcgatctatgagcctcttccatcaaagtaatacgtgtaccgcccacgaacggtacccaaatccggccctgaaatgtcataagccctcgaccatcctgaacgaactctgaaattagccccacaacccgctctttcttctgcatttctggtcgcaccgcttcggcctgtgccccacaaatagcatccaatacaggagtcatcacagtcagtctcaagcatacatctcgcaatggagtgctctccgccttgcggctcaacgcgtcggccaccacattagccttacctgggtggtacaggatctcacaatcataatccttgaccacatccagccacctcctctgacgcatatttagattgggctgatccatcaaatacttcaagctcttatggtccgtatatatcgtacatcgaaccccatacaggtagtgacgccaaatcttgagagcgaacactactgctcccaactctaaatcatgcgtagggtatctcgcctcatgaggcttcagctgcctcgacgcataagctatcacatgacccctctgcatcaacactgcacccagtcccgaaatcgatgcgtcgcaatataccacaaaatcttccatcccttctgggagagctaataccggggcttcgcacaacctctggcgaagtgtctcaaaggaggtctgctgctcgggcccccatgagaatgcaacacccttccgggtcaatctggtgagtggcactgcgatcttggagaaatccttgatgaatctccgataataccctgccaacccaaggaagctcctgatctcagaaggtgacttcggcacctcccaactcatcaccgcctcaaccttggccggatcgaccaatatccctttctgattgacaacatgtcctagaaattgaacctctcgcagccagaagtcacatttggagaactttgcataaagcttctccgacctcaatacctcgaggacctccctcaaatgctcctcgtgctgctctctagatttagaatacaccagaatgtcgtcgataaatacaatcactgaccgatccaacatcggtctgcatactctattcatgagatccatgaacacagccggggcattggtgagcccgaaaggcatcaccacaaactcataatgcccatatcgcgtcctaaacgctgtcttctggacatccccctcccgtactctcacctgatggtaccttgacctcagatcgatcttggaaaaccaagacgctccctgcaactgatcaaataaatcatcgatc
The genomic region above belongs to Lactuca sativa cultivar Salinas chromosome 4, Lsat_Salinas_v11, whole genome shotgun sequence and contains:
- the LOC111889860 gene encoding uncharacterized protein LOC111889860 → MKDRESVSNHVLRMQRYVDRLIKLNVNFDEELAIDIVLNSLPSCYDRFILTYHLNNNNETTLSQLHNLLRKAEARMKGKGIASPTSVLVLAIGQGKEKKRKCPPKQNWKGKSQVGSSSIEPKGKSSSDASRVSGPKETI